The following coding sequences lie in one Epinephelus moara isolate mb chromosome 17, YSFRI_EMoa_1.0, whole genome shotgun sequence genomic window:
- the LOC126403893 gene encoding transcription factor 7-like — translation MEQTLSRGEIGLNQNAAGPTCGKLQVSDWCPPPQQYLNLTSGGRNITSHTQTAAASSVHPLVPLLLYSDRHFPPSSPYSQPINTSAAPQADARSRTYPCYHGNGVTSSRQVVKKPLNAFMLYMKETRHKVLQEGRERESAAINRILGRRWNALSRSEQSKYYELAQKERLLHMQLYPGWSARDNYVPKDKHGNTTTATVTDNYQYCNKCDHFVFNNHHFTVTISTASSTEYK, via the exons ATGGAGCAGACGCTCAGCAGAGGG GAGATCGGACTGAATCAGAACGCTGCAGGTCCAACATGTG GTAAACTTCAGGTGTCTGACTGGTGTccacctccacagcagtacCTGAATCTGACCAGCGGGGGGCGAAACATCACGTCACACActcagactgctgctgct TCGTCCGTCCATCCTCTcgtccctctcctcctctacaGCGACAGACACTTCCCTCCTTCTTCCCCGTACAGCCAGCCAATCAACACATCTGCTGCCCCACAGGCTGACGCCCGCTCCAGGACATATCcctgttaccatggcaacggTGTCACCAG cagcagacaggtgGTGAAGAAGCCTCTGAACGCCTTCATGCTCTACATGAAGGAGACGAGACACAAAGTTCTGCAGGAGGGACGAGAGAGAGAAAGCGCCGCCATCAACCGCATCCTGGGACGCAGG TGGAACGCTCTGTCTCGCTCTGAACAGTCCAAATATTACGAGCTGGCCCAGAAGGAGAGACTGCTCCACATGCAGCTTTACCCTGGATGGTCCGCCAGAGACAACTACGTac CCAAAGACAAACATGGgaatactactactgctactgtcACTGACAACTACCAGTACTGTAACAAGTGCGACCATTTTGTCTTTAACAACCACCACTTCACTGTAACAATCAGTACTGCCTCTTCCACTGAGTACAAGTAG